In the Leptospira johnsonii genome, one interval contains:
- a CDS encoding efflux RND transporter periplasmic adaptor subunit, producing MIPTLPKKKLLTFSSISFGVIFLCYIFYQQIHSAEEFRKEALEASIPNVSVVNPQAPNPLETITLPGTVRAWYEAVIYAQASGYVKMWYKDYGAEVKEGDVLARIKVPALDAEYAQAEADLDSQKAKYKLAAVTADRYLSLRSSHAVSEQSISVAVADKNSEEAKLKSAEKNVDKYKAKINFKTIVAPFNGVVIQRNINVGDYVSQEGNVDDSKSPSNLFTVADIHRMRLFVSVPGTFAYLLKPGLTAELTVQQFPNRKFVANFLTMSKGFDLNMRTVVAEFTIENKDRTLWPGSFAQVTLTAPVKKDLLTIPSSSLVFDENGTQVATVTENNKIHFKPITVNKIIDSIIEVRDGVSASDRIVNNPSASLLEGDEVRVVEPRMGYSDTNISKKENSNHQPVASK from the coding sequence ATGATTCCAACATTACCTAAAAAGAAACTTTTAACCTTTTCATCGATCTCATTCGGCGTTATATTTCTCTGCTATATATTCTATCAGCAAATACATAGCGCTGAGGAATTTCGAAAGGAAGCGCTGGAGGCGTCCATTCCGAACGTTTCCGTAGTAAATCCGCAAGCCCCGAACCCTTTAGAGACGATCACCCTTCCAGGAACAGTCCGCGCCTGGTATGAGGCGGTGATCTACGCACAAGCCTCTGGTTACGTGAAAATGTGGTATAAAGACTATGGAGCAGAAGTGAAAGAAGGTGACGTACTAGCAAGGATCAAAGTCCCAGCCTTGGATGCGGAATATGCGCAAGCAGAAGCGGATCTAGATTCTCAAAAAGCAAAATACAAACTGGCAGCGGTTACCGCAGACAGATATCTATCATTAAGAAGTTCTCATGCAGTTTCAGAACAGTCCATATCTGTGGCAGTAGCCGATAAAAATTCGGAAGAAGCTAAACTGAAATCCGCAGAAAAGAATGTGGATAAGTATAAGGCTAAGATCAATTTTAAGACGATAGTCGCTCCTTTTAACGGTGTAGTGATACAGAGAAATATCAACGTAGGTGATTATGTAAGTCAAGAAGGGAATGTAGATGATAGCAAAAGCCCTTCGAATCTATTTACAGTAGCAGACATTCATAGAATGCGTTTATTCGTTTCTGTTCCCGGAACTTTTGCATACTTGCTTAAACCGGGATTAACCGCAGAACTCACTGTGCAACAATTCCCGAATCGAAAATTTGTAGCAAACTTCCTTACAATGTCTAAAGGTTTCGATCTGAATATGAGAACTGTAGTGGCGGAATTCACGATCGAAAATAAGGACAGAACCCTATGGCCTGGTTCCTTTGCACAAGTGACTCTTACTGCTCCTGTTAAAAAGGATCTTCTGACAATACCTTCCAGCTCTTTGGTTTTCGATGAAAATGGCACTCAAGTTGCAACGGTCACTGAAAATAATAAGATCCATTTCAAACCGATCACTGTGAATAAGATCATAGATTCTATTATAGAAGTACGAGATGGAGTTAGTGCAAGCGATAGAATTGTGAACAACCCTTCTGCTTCTTTACTAGAAGGTGACGAAGTAAGAGTAGTCGAACCAAGAATGGGATATTCGGATACAAACATCTCCAAAAAAGAAAACTCAAATCATCAGCCAGTAGCATCCAAATGA
- a CDS encoding efflux transporter outer membrane subunit — protein sequence MNDSRSKQINQSAGSNIFLRRWIAFIPLTVLLVSCISGPAIDLAPKYLSQDYVVPDSWSGSGPFIKANPSEGEAIQTDWWKLFNDPVLNKLEELAITANPDLQAAAERFVQARDAMLKVRSQLIPHLGVGLSGSNNKQSDNRLFRGAGEANQEGTASLGGIASWEPDFWSSIRNATRAQIYNAQSVAADYALARLSLQAELAADYFTFRGLNAQDTTYRQSIEFYEQSMNLVNERYKSGLAPELDVQRAQYLLSSTQAKRLDIQSKMRVTENAIAILLNRAPSGFKIPPEEEIRVASFKVPTTLPSTLLERRPDIASMERKMAIANRNIGIARAAFFPNISFSAGGGFEGGVNLVQLANSFWSYGSTVSLPIFQGGYRRAQLQQAWSAYRETEDNYRSTVLNAFREVENGLTETTLMSEQSQRQEQAVEAANQVQNMTMALYKGGLSNSLELIYAQVNTLDARIDAILVKTELNRASVRLIRALGGGWKNTQLPGDDEIQPFNIFDFSNSKKPEAAGGIDVNADDNNTQNKDLTAPSLDK from the coding sequence ATGAACGATTCTCGATCCAAACAGATAAATCAATCAGCCGGGTCGAACATTTTCTTAAGAAGATGGATCGCATTCATACCATTAACGGTTTTACTTGTTTCTTGTATCAGCGGACCGGCAATAGATCTTGCTCCTAAATATTTAAGTCAAGACTACGTGGTTCCGGACTCTTGGAGTGGATCGGGTCCTTTTATAAAAGCGAATCCTTCCGAAGGAGAAGCGATACAAACAGATTGGTGGAAACTTTTTAACGATCCTGTATTAAACAAACTAGAAGAACTTGCAATCACTGCGAATCCGGATCTGCAAGCTGCCGCAGAAAGATTTGTACAAGCCAGAGATGCAATGCTTAAGGTCCGTTCTCAATTGATCCCTCATCTAGGAGTAGGACTAAGCGGATCAAACAACAAACAATCCGACAACAGACTTTTTAGAGGAGCGGGAGAAGCAAATCAAGAAGGAACCGCTTCTTTAGGAGGTATCGCTTCTTGGGAACCCGACTTTTGGTCTTCTATCCGAAATGCTACAAGAGCACAAATCTATAATGCACAATCGGTAGCTGCAGATTATGCTTTGGCTCGATTAAGTCTACAAGCAGAACTTGCCGCTGATTATTTTACATTCAGAGGTCTGAACGCACAAGATACAACCTATCGCCAATCGATAGAATTTTACGAACAGTCGATGAATCTTGTAAACGAAAGATATAAAAGCGGCCTAGCCCCGGAGCTGGATGTTCAAAGGGCTCAGTATCTTCTTTCCAGCACTCAGGCAAAACGTTTAGATATACAGTCCAAGATGAGAGTAACGGAGAATGCGATCGCGATCTTACTCAATCGAGCTCCATCCGGGTTCAAGATCCCTCCTGAAGAAGAGATCCGTGTTGCTTCGTTCAAGGTCCCAACTACACTACCTTCTACCTTACTAGAGCGCAGACCTGATATTGCTTCCATGGAACGTAAAATGGCTATAGCCAATCGTAATATCGGTATCGCTCGAGCGGCATTCTTTCCTAATATTTCATTTAGCGCAGGTGGAGGATTCGAAGGAGGGGTAAACTTAGTCCAACTCGCAAATAGTTTTTGGTCTTATGGCTCCACCGTTTCTCTTCCGATCTTTCAAGGTGGATATCGTCGTGCTCAATTGCAACAAGCATGGTCTGCCTATCGGGAAACGGAAGATAATTATCGTTCTACAGTCTTGAATGCATTCAGAGAAGTGGAAAACGGTTTGACCGAAACTACTTTGATGTCGGAGCAATCACAACGTCAGGAGCAAGCGGTAGAAGCAGCAAACCAAGTGCAGAATATGACAATGGCATTGTATAAAGGGGGCTTGAGCAATAGTTTGGAATTGATCTATGCCCAAGTGAACACTTTAGATGCTCGGATAGATGCGATTTTAGTTAAGACAGAATTAAACAGGGCCTCCGTTCGATTGATAAGAGCCTTGGGCGGTGGCTGGAAAAATACTCAGTTGCCTGGAGACGATGAGATCCAGCCTTTCAATATATTCGACTTTTCTAATTCTAAAAAACCGGAAGCAGCAGGCGGAATAGATGTAAACGCAGACGATAATAATACCCAGAACAAGGATTTAACCGCTCCAAGTCTAGATAAATGA
- a CDS encoding Na+/H+ antiporter, with the protein MENILVEYVYLILIILGLVAIANKLGLAYPIVLLIGGLAISTIPFFQNITITPELVFLIFLPPLLYEAAWQISWKEFWKWRRIIAGFAFPIVIITSCVIALISTSLIPGFTLAIGFLLGGIISPPDSISSVTIMKQTKAPKSVVSIAEGESLLNDASSLIVFRFALAASITGQFYLQEAAISFVWVVIAGSVIGLAVGLVFYGIHRWLPLTPSIEIVLTFVTPYCMYYLAEHFHVSGVLAVVCGGLLLSSKRQSLLSYASRIQGVNVWNSIVFILNGLIFLLIGLQLPSIINQLGDISLTSAILYGLVISFALIVTRIIITLCTSGFTRIMSNFIEVSEVNPGWRIPIVLGWAGIRGVVSLAAALSIPLYVSGETPFPYRNLILFITFIVILTTMIFNGLTLPWLIRKLNVMDFQTPIPVHRQEVMIQKKLASESLQYLEGKSNTGAKKNKHLKNLISRLKTELGYFEEELKGMSGVHQGERKEYGDVYLELLQFQRGVLNELNHDSGFDEEVIRKYHALIDIEEFKTRESD; encoded by the coding sequence ATGGAAAATATCCTAGTTGAATACGTTTATCTTATTTTGATCATCCTCGGATTGGTTGCGATTGCAAACAAACTGGGACTTGCTTATCCGATTGTTTTATTGATCGGTGGACTTGCAATCAGCACCATTCCATTCTTTCAAAATATCACTATCACACCTGAACTTGTTTTTTTAATATTCCTTCCTCCATTACTTTATGAAGCCGCTTGGCAAATATCTTGGAAAGAGTTTTGGAAATGGAGAAGGATAATTGCAGGCTTTGCATTTCCGATTGTAATCATCACTTCTTGTGTAATTGCTTTGATCTCCACTTCATTGATCCCCGGATTTACTTTAGCGATAGGTTTTTTATTAGGAGGGATTATCTCTCCTCCCGATTCTATTTCTTCCGTAACGATCATGAAACAGACAAAAGCTCCAAAGTCGGTGGTGAGTATCGCAGAAGGAGAAAGTTTACTCAATGACGCTTCTTCTTTGATCGTGTTTCGTTTTGCTTTGGCAGCTAGTATCACAGGTCAATTTTATCTGCAAGAAGCTGCGATCAGTTTTGTTTGGGTGGTGATCGCAGGTTCAGTGATTGGTCTCGCGGTAGGACTTGTGTTTTATGGGATCCATCGTTGGCTCCCGCTTACACCAAGTATAGAGATCGTTTTAACGTTTGTGACCCCGTATTGTATGTATTACTTAGCGGAACATTTTCATGTTTCCGGAGTTCTTGCTGTGGTTTGCGGAGGGTTACTTCTATCCAGTAAACGCCAAAGTTTATTGAGTTATGCGAGCCGTATCCAGGGTGTAAATGTTTGGAATAGTATCGTATTCATTTTGAACGGGCTCATCTTCTTATTGATCGGTTTGCAGTTGCCTTCTATTATAAATCAGCTCGGGGATATTAGTTTAACAAGTGCAATTCTTTATGGATTAGTGATTTCCTTCGCTTTGATCGTTACTAGAATTATCATTACTCTTTGCACCTCCGGTTTTACTCGGATCATGAGTAATTTTATAGAAGTATCAGAAGTCAATCCTGGATGGAGGATCCCGATCGTTTTAGGATGGGCAGGGATCAGGGGAGTCGTATCTCTTGCGGCGGCACTTTCTATTCCGCTATATGTGAGTGGAGAGACTCCTTTTCCTTATCGGAATTTGATCCTATTTATCACATTCATAGTGATCTTGACTACTATGATCTTTAACGGACTTACTCTTCCTTGGTTGATCCGAAAATTGAATGTAATGGATTTTCAAACGCCCATTCCGGTCCACAGACAAGAAGTGATGATCCAGAAAAAATTGGCTTCAGAGTCGCTTCAGTATTTGGAAGGAAAAAGTAATACAGGTGCAAAAAAGAATAAACATCTTAAAAACCTGATCTCCCGTTTAAAAACAGAATTAGGATATTTTGAAGAAGAACTAAAAGGAATGTCTGGTGTTCATCAGGGAGAAAGAAAAGAATACGGAGATGTGTATTTGGAACTCCTACAATTCCAAAGAGGTGTTCTAAACGAACTCAATCACGATTCCGGATTCGACGAAGAAGTGATCCGTAAATATCATGCATTGATCGATATAGAAGAATTTAAGACCAGAGAAAGTGACTGA
- a CDS encoding phospholipase, which produces MLTSLANKEFFGVLKYYSSLIFIASLTLFATPAEAWWNHFLFNRPALEAMPELVSAPKVKVESLEDFLLKEQDKLIPLMRDMEKEANLNYDKYAPLPEALAFKGGDKKTIRNLFLRALRLNAGTPLGYFLQNLPGYTLPGKKSDPMTVSIYGKKDLKEDYEFYDIRIGELVSPLEVLSTAGDEPDFGLDLNLFEDNGESFGKDYGFGIQSFGDSKVYYATQVPFHIGYYHESPIIFAAAGFLTRTYPQYRVYQFMTLSRYAFQTGHTYWGYRFLGWGMHYVADLTQPYHSRVLPNFGTISMLWINLKAILGFESAKNDAIDRISSRHTTIEKYHFSTLRNAYQNKNLMHPFIVSVKQTDLDNSYGKYDNSYLVNVVTKQSYDISDRIDTLIDESNLLNGFSEGKLLPEINQKSLGDLDSTITEHMKSVGSHLRNYVRTGLKQN; this is translated from the coding sequence GTGTTGACTTCCCTTGCTAATAAAGAATTCTTTGGTGTGCTCAAATATTACTCTAGTCTAATCTTTATCGCCTCACTTACTCTATTTGCAACACCTGCAGAAGCATGGTGGAACCATTTCCTATTCAATAGACCAGCTCTCGAAGCTATGCCTGAATTAGTATCCGCACCTAAGGTAAAAGTAGAGTCTCTAGAAGATTTTTTACTTAAAGAACAGGACAAACTTATCCCTCTTATGAGGGATATGGAGAAGGAAGCAAACCTCAATTACGATAAATATGCTCCTCTTCCAGAAGCACTCGCTTTCAAAGGTGGAGATAAAAAGACGATCCGAAATCTTTTTCTAAGAGCTCTTAGATTGAATGCCGGAACACCGTTAGGTTATTTTTTACAGAATCTGCCTGGATACACTCTTCCCGGAAAAAAATCGGATCCAATGACAGTAAGTATCTATGGAAAGAAGGACCTAAAAGAAGATTACGAATTTTATGATATTCGAATAGGAGAACTTGTAAGTCCGTTAGAGGTGCTTTCTACTGCAGGTGACGAACCGGATTTCGGATTAGATCTAAATCTATTCGAAGATAATGGAGAAAGTTTCGGAAAAGATTACGGTTTTGGAATACAGTCCTTTGGAGATTCTAAGGTCTATTATGCCACTCAAGTTCCCTTTCATATAGGTTATTATCACGAATCTCCTATCATTTTTGCTGCGGCTGGATTTTTGACCCGCACCTATCCGCAATATAGAGTGTATCAGTTTATGACACTTTCCCGCTATGCTTTTCAAACGGGACATACGTATTGGGGGTATCGTTTTTTAGGTTGGGGGATGCATTATGTTGCGGACCTAACACAACCTTATCACTCTAGAGTTCTTCCAAATTTTGGGACAATTAGTATGCTTTGGATCAATCTAAAAGCGATACTTGGATTTGAAAGCGCCAAAAACGATGCAATCGATAGGATCTCCAGTCGTCACACGACCATAGAAAAATACCATTTTAGTACATTACGAAATGCGTATCAAAATAAGAATTTAATGCACCCATTTATCGTAAGTGTGAAACAAACGGATCTGGATAATAGTTACGGTAAGTATGATAATTCTTATTTAGTAAATGTTGTAACAAAACAAAGTTACGATATTTCCGATCGGATCGATACTCTAATAGATGAATCGAACCTATTAAACGGTTTTTCAGAAGGAAAACTACTTCCTGAGATCAACCAAAAGTCCCTGGGAGATCTAGATTCTACAATTACGGAACATATGAAAAGTGTAGGCTCTCATCTCCGGAATTACGTTCGAACCGGTTTAAAACAAAACTAA
- a CDS encoding VOC family protein: protein MKKLLIVLLSVPFLITFWWILTPSPHEYKRIPNSDFSFETVIFRSPDPKRLSHFYKNAFQAMETTSAFSWTLGGPPSSAITLRTPEYQNEGPLFTILKAKKPNLGISAANDLGYAHICFETDNVPGLIQTIQKNGGRIDSSFKDLQKVPAIYGRDPDGNIIEIHIPFPTPLNPSTIFRSLNSFIRTYFKLNPPKMDKIRFLHMNINAKDWSKTLSFYSKIFETSSTGFERDYKGDFIENLTGIQGIEIKGRHLPLPGYDDGGPTFEIFTYNRFSERGPLDSSDTGRIAVGFSVLDLRSSVNKILKKGGILLEEHANTAILKDPEGNLLLVSQR, encoded by the coding sequence ATGAAGAAATTACTGATCGTTCTACTCTCCGTTCCTTTCTTAATTACGTTTTGGTGGATTCTCACTCCTTCTCCCCATGAATACAAAAGAATCCCAAATTCGGATTTTTCTTTTGAGACAGTAATCTTCAGAAGTCCGGATCCAAAACGGCTTTCCCATTTTTATAAGAATGCATTTCAAGCGATGGAAACGACAAGTGCGTTTAGCTGGACACTGGGAGGTCCGCCCTCTTCTGCAATTACTCTTAGAACCCCGGAGTATCAGAACGAAGGACCTTTATTTACCATATTAAAAGCGAAGAAACCGAATCTAGGAATTTCAGCAGCAAATGATCTAGGTTACGCTCATATTTGTTTCGAAACGGATAATGTTCCGGGGCTTATCCAAACAATCCAAAAGAATGGAGGAAGGATCGATAGCAGTTTTAAGGATTTGCAAAAAGTTCCAGCAATCTACGGAAGAGATCCGGATGGGAATATAATCGAGATCCATATTCCATTCCCCACACCTCTAAACCCAAGCACCATCTTTCGCAGCCTAAATTCATTCATAAGGACTTATTTTAAATTGAATCCACCGAAAATGGATAAGATCCGATTCCTTCATATGAACATCAATGCCAAGGATTGGAGCAAGACCCTTTCTTTCTACAGCAAGATATTCGAAACATCTTCTACAGGCTTTGAAAGGGATTATAAAGGAGACTTTATAGAAAACCTAACTGGGATCCAAGGAATAGAGATCAAAGGCCGACATCTCCCTCTCCCAGGATATGACGACGGAGGGCCCACCTTCGAGATCTTCACCTATAATCGTTTCAGCGAGAGAGGACCATTAGATTCATCTGATACGGGAAGAATTGCAGTAGGATTTTCTGTTTTGGATTTACGATCATCGGTAAACAAAATACTCAAAAAGGGCGGTATTCTATTGGAGGAACATGCTAATACTGCAATACTTAAAGATCCGGAAGGGAATCTTTTACTCGTATCCCAGAGATAA
- a CDS encoding glycoside hydrolase family 5 protein, translated as MFNRKKMKIFCSVSVVFAILASCSPETDQAYLPFSLPKSAKSAYRSVMSLAVPSNPPVVPLSTNGRYIVDSNNNRFKLKAVNWYGASDTRQVVGGLDKQPISHIISLIQEWGFNSVRLPFSNLMLHDANIVPNEYVAANPQFFGKTALQIYDETVAALTAAGIVVVLNNHTTFSEWCCGFDYNGQWYHTGSSFAYNQTPEMWKADWVFLVNRYKNNKLVAAADLRNEVRTQRFNDTHLPNSPNWGWNNIDDWRKAAGEAGNDILRANPDMVIVVEGINWWGAIPILGSGERPHLKPVRDLQVHIRNVNKLVYAAHNYGFIGPKHNGDDATSGGNIKYKDMDATTFRNTITDEWGYVTDPDAVTTAPVWVSEFGASPGETNPADREWLKRLVDYLIEKDLDFAFWPLNGEDEWGLVTSDWSQTKRGNWRDEHMDRLLAFSGKTGSVPYVDHLTKIGFNGVDDNVSTIDNDWLSGANKGTCPDGERLLGLSRDQRALCSDTKYGKLWHNDRATNVQAVYETTTRYHGTGDWAGGFTKYECPNDYYVAGATKHSWGTSGILCAHSKVPLANSCRTIWFDRGDSRSSQRGGDWAPGSYKGQCADTEYVAGVAQRDGGGAALLCCSSPLSGELPLVYKAKNLSHRTGFAEGDAWVVTTADHWADHIIYGPYDRGRWGTGNKQAVFRMLVDVTNANNDKVVTIDVFDGQDVLARRDVYRHEFVGPGQYTNFTLDFNIAPDKADRPMEVRAWWFDTSYVKTENVTIQNR; from the coding sequence ATGTTTAACAGAAAAAAAATGAAAATTTTTTGTTCTGTATCGGTGGTCTTTGCTATACTAGCAAGTTGTTCCCCTGAAACAGACCAAGCGTATTTACCTTTCTCACTTCCGAAATCGGCTAAGTCCGCCTACCGGTCCGTGATGTCTTTAGCAGTACCGAGCAATCCTCCGGTTGTTCCTCTGAGTACGAACGGAAGATATATCGTAGATTCGAATAATAACCGTTTCAAATTAAAAGCGGTGAACTGGTATGGAGCAAGTGATACTCGTCAGGTAGTGGGAGGCTTGGACAAACAACCTATCTCTCATATTATTTCTTTGATCCAGGAATGGGGCTTTAACTCGGTTCGTTTGCCTTTTTCCAATCTAATGCTACATGATGCGAATATCGTTCCGAACGAATATGTGGCGGCTAACCCACAATTTTTCGGAAAGACAGCATTACAGATCTATGATGAGACTGTTGCCGCTTTAACTGCCGCAGGGATCGTAGTGGTTTTAAATAATCATACTACCTTCTCCGAATGGTGCTGTGGTTTCGACTATAACGGTCAATGGTATCATACAGGATCTTCCTTCGCTTATAACCAAACTCCTGAAATGTGGAAAGCGGATTGGGTGTTCTTAGTGAATCGTTATAAGAATAATAAATTAGTCGCAGCTGCGGACCTTAGGAACGAAGTGCGCACTCAACGTTTTAACGATACTCATTTACCGAATAGTCCGAACTGGGGTTGGAATAATATAGACGATTGGCGTAAGGCTGCCGGAGAAGCAGGTAATGATATCTTACGTGCAAACCCGGACATGGTCATCGTTGTAGAAGGTATCAACTGGTGGGGTGCGATCCCTATCTTAGGTTCAGGAGAACGTCCTCACTTAAAGCCTGTTCGTGATCTTCAAGTTCATATTCGTAATGTGAATAAACTTGTGTATGCAGCTCATAACTACGGATTTATCGGACCGAAACATAACGGTGACGATGCCACATCCGGCGGAAATATCAAATACAAAGATATGGATGCCACCACATTCCGAAATACTATTACAGACGAATGGGGTTATGTAACCGATCCGGATGCAGTCACTACTGCACCTGTTTGGGTGAGTGAATTTGGAGCTTCTCCAGGAGAAACGAATCCTGCGGATAGAGAATGGCTCAAGAGACTTGTGGATTATTTAATCGAGAAGGATCTAGATTTCGCATTCTGGCCTCTGAACGGAGAAGATGAATGGGGACTAGTAACTTCCGATTGGTCTCAAACCAAACGAGGCAACTGGAGAGACGAACATATGGATCGCCTTCTTGCCTTCTCCGGTAAGACAGGATCTGTGCCGTATGTGGATCATTTAACCAAAATTGGATTCAACGGTGTAGATGATAACGTAAGTACGATAGATAACGACTGGCTCTCTGGTGCAAATAAAGGGACTTGTCCAGACGGAGAACGTCTTTTAGGTTTAAGCCGCGACCAAAGAGCGCTTTGTAGCGATACCAAATACGGAAAACTTTGGCATAATGACCGCGCGACTAACGTGCAGGCTGTGTATGAGACAACTACTCGTTATCATGGCACAGGAGATTGGGCAGGCGGATTTACAAAATACGAATGTCCTAACGACTATTATGTTGCGGGAGCTACTAAACACTCTTGGGGAACAAGCGGTATCCTTTGCGCACATAGTAAGGTTCCTCTTGCAAATTCTTGTCGCACTATCTGGTTCGATAGAGGAGATAGTCGTTCTTCTCAACGTGGAGGAGACTGGGCGCCCGGTTCTTACAAAGGCCAATGTGCTGACACGGAATACGTGGCAGGAGTTGCTCAAAGAGACGGAGGAGGAGCGGCATTACTTTGTTGTTCTTCTCCATTGAGCGGAGAATTACCTTTAGTTTATAAGGCAAAAAATCTTTCTCACCGCACCGGATTCGCAGAAGGTGATGCTTGGGTGGTTACCACAGCAGATCATTGGGCGGATCATATCATCTACGGACCTTATGATAGAGGACGTTGGGGAACAGGAAACAAACAAGCGGTCTTCCGCATGTTAGTGGATGTTACTAACGCCAATAATGATAAAGTTGTTACCATAGACGTTTTCGATGGGCAAGATGTATTGGCAAGAAGGGATGTTTACAGACATGAGTTTGTAGGTCCGGGCCAATACACCAATTTTACATTAGATTTTAATATCGCACCGGATAAAGCGGATCGTCCTATGGAAGTTCGCGCATGGTGGTTCGATACTTCTTATGTAAAGACAGAGAATGTAACCATTCAGAATCGATAA
- a CDS encoding class I SAM-dependent methyltransferase, protein MIKQALESGTENPNKTLWEKGDFTEIASLMRESGEELVTHLGITSPLRILDLGCGDGTTAIPLARTGCEVIGIDIAKNLVEAGNKRATDEGLSNLKFQEGDACNLQEVPDHSFDLTLSVFGAMFAPKPYDVAKEMVRVTKPGGRIVMGNWIPNDPTSFVSQLLGISASYSPPPPEGFISPMTWGMKAYVIDYFAKAGVKVEKISLLKDTYNFVSPNKTPEDLIESLRKFYGPTMNAFAAAEKNGKVQELRTKLIELASSQNQNIGVGISIPATFLRVTVDL, encoded by the coding sequence ATGATAAAACAGGCTTTGGAATCCGGAACAGAAAACCCGAACAAAACTTTATGGGAGAAGGGTGATTTTACCGAGATTGCTTCTTTAATGCGCGAGTCGGGAGAAGAACTTGTAACTCATCTTGGAATAACATCTCCTTTAAGGATTTTGGATCTAGGATGTGGAGATGGAACTACTGCGATCCCGCTTGCCAGAACCGGTTGTGAAGTGATCGGGATAGACATTGCAAAAAATTTAGTGGAAGCAGGGAACAAACGAGCTACGGATGAAGGTCTTTCCAATTTAAAATTCCAAGAAGGAGATGCATGTAATTTACAAGAAGTCCCGGATCATTCTTTTGATCTAACTCTTTCAGTATTTGGAGCTATGTTTGCTCCTAAACCATATGACGTTGCAAAGGAGATGGTCAGAGTTACGAAACCGGGCGGACGTATAGTGATGGGAAATTGGATCCCAAATGATCCAACTTCGTTCGTTTCTCAATTATTAGGGATCAGTGCATCTTACTCACCTCCGCCTCCGGAAGGTTTTATAAGCCCGATGACTTGGGGTATGAAAGCCTATGTGATCGATTATTTTGCTAAGGCAGGGGTGAAAGTGGAGAAAATATCCTTACTCAAAGACACATACAATTTTGTATCTCCGAACAAAACTCCGGAAGATCTGATCGAGTCTCTAAGGAAATTTTACGGTCCAACAATGAATGCTTTTGCAGCGGCGGAGAAAAACGGAAAAGTCCAGGAACTTCGTACGAAACTGATAGAGCTCGCAAGTTCTCAGAACCAGAACATTGGTGTTGGGATCTCAATACCAGCAACTTTTCTGAGAGTTACAGTTGATCTCTAA
- a CDS encoding helix-turn-helix domain-containing protein → MEINSSSLQRQERICIWGSRCLFAGYLPDLTLRRRAAATVCIGLDGEFQVSLNDTDWIGFRTALIPPMVDHSIRFSGNFCVLLFMDLSSPNYESLRASNLESENEGIFISLREEEQLFDSISKILSLNSDSEERLLELLNQIPPIVENGYRMKDPRIQKIVELITTMPHEDHSAKDLAEFASMSVSNLEHQFKKEIGIPFHSFRTWFRLKLTVYSLLHGMSHTDAAHRAGFFDSAHFTRTFRATFGLPPSEIFRSTRHLKSFIEVPASYAEA, encoded by the coding sequence ATGGAAATTAATTCTAGTTCACTCCAACGACAGGAAAGGATTTGTATTTGGGGGAGCCGTTGTTTGTTTGCAGGCTATCTTCCCGATCTAACTTTGCGTCGAAGAGCAGCAGCAACAGTTTGTATCGGTTTGGACGGAGAGTTCCAAGTTTCTTTGAATGATACAGATTGGATCGGCTTTCGAACTGCACTCATTCCCCCCATGGTGGATCATTCTATCCGATTCTCTGGAAACTTTTGTGTATTGCTCTTTATGGATCTAAGCAGTCCGAATTACGAATCCTTAAGAGCATCCAACCTAGAAAGTGAAAATGAAGGTATATTCATTTCATTAAGAGAAGAAGAACAACTATTCGATTCAATCAGCAAAATCCTATCTCTCAATTCCGATTCGGAAGAGAGATTATTAGAATTACTAAATCAAATCCCTCCAATCGTAGAGAATGGATATAGAATGAAAGACCCTCGTATCCAAAAAATTGTGGAACTAATTACCACAATGCCTCATGAAGATCATTCTGCAAAAGATCTAGCTGAATTTGCAAGTATGTCCGTTTCTAATCTAGAGCACCAATTCAAAAAAGAGATCGGTATCCCATTTCATTCTTTTCGCACTTGGTTCCGGCTTAAATTAACTGTGTATTCACTTTTACATGGAATGAGCCACACAGATGCAGCCCATCGAGCAGGATTTTTCGATTCTGCTCATTTCACCCGAACTTTTCGTGCCACATTCGGATTACCTCCTTCCGAAATATTTAGAAGCACAAGACATTTGAAATCATTTATAGAAGTGCCGGCAAGTTATGCGGAAGCCTAA